In Vibrio sp. FE10, the following are encoded in one genomic region:
- the nrdA gene encoding class 1a ribonucleoside-diphosphate reductase subunit alpha, which yields MNQQLTVTKRNGRKETIDLEKIHRVITWAAEGLHNVSVSQVELKAHIQFYDGITTTDIHETIIKSAADLISEETPDYQYLAARLSVFHLRKKAYGEYEPPALYDHVAKLVDMGKYDSHLMEDYTKAEFEELDAYIDHKRDLNFSYAAVKQLEGKYFVQNRVTKEIYESAQFLYILVAACLFGKYPKSTRLDYIKRFYDASSTFKISLPTPIMSGVRTPTRQFSSCVLIECGDSLDSINATASSIVRYVSQRAGIGINAGRIRALGSEIRNGEAFHTGCIPFYKYFQTAVKCCSQGGVRGGAATVFYPLWHGEVQSLLVLKNNRGVEENRVRHMDYGVQLNKLMYSRLVQGGNISLFSPSDVPGLYDAFFENQERFEALYVKYENDPSVKRETVKAVELFSLLMQERASTGRIYIQNVDHCNTHSPFDSEVAPVRQSNLCLEIALPTKPLSNVEDDEGEIALCTLSAFNLGAINELDDLAELSELVVRALDALLDYQDYPLPAARKSTMNRRTLGVGVINYAYYLAKNGVKYSDGSANGLTHRTFEAIQYHLLKASVDLAKEQGRCPSFHETNYAKGLLPIDTYKKDIDLVCEEPLHYDWDTLREEIMEHGLRNSTLTALMPSETSSQISNATNGIEPPRGYVSVKASKDGILKQVVPDFLNLKENYELLWNIGTNDGYLHLVGIMQKFVDQAISANTNYDPSVYDSGKVPMKQLLKDLLTAYKYGVKTLYYHNTRDGAKDDQGDAVQVPEEDCEGGGCKI from the coding sequence ATGAACCAACAACTTACTGTTACCAAGCGTAACGGGCGCAAAGAAACGATTGATTTAGAGAAAATCCATCGAGTGATCACATGGGCAGCTGAAGGCTTGCACAATGTTTCTGTATCACAAGTAGAATTGAAAGCTCACATTCAGTTTTACGATGGCATTACCACAACTGACATTCATGAGACAATCATCAAGTCAGCAGCGGATTTAATCTCTGAAGAGACTCCTGATTACCAATATCTAGCAGCACGTCTGTCAGTGTTCCACCTACGTAAAAAAGCGTACGGTGAATACGAGCCGCCTGCTCTTTATGACCACGTTGCAAAACTGGTTGATATGGGTAAATACGATAGCCACCTTATGGAAGACTACACGAAAGCTGAATTCGAAGAGCTTGACGCGTACATCGACCACAAGCGTGACTTAAACTTTTCTTACGCGGCGGTTAAGCAGCTTGAAGGTAAATACTTCGTGCAGAACCGTGTAACAAAAGAAATCTACGAGAGTGCTCAGTTCCTTTACATCCTAGTTGCTGCGTGTTTGTTCGGTAAATACCCGAAATCAACTCGTCTGGATTACATCAAACGTTTTTACGACGCCTCGTCTACGTTTAAGATTTCTCTACCTACACCGATTATGTCTGGTGTACGTACGCCTACTCGTCAATTCAGTTCATGTGTACTGATTGAGTGTGGTGACAGCCTTGATTCTATCAACGCAACAGCAAGCTCTATTGTTCGTTACGTATCTCAACGTGCTGGTATTGGTATCAACGCAGGTCGTATCCGTGCGCTTGGTTCTGAAATCCGTAATGGTGAAGCGTTCCACACTGGTTGTATCCCTTTCTACAAATACTTCCAAACAGCAGTAAAATGTTGTTCTCAAGGTGGTGTTCGTGGCGGCGCAGCAACCGTGTTCTACCCACTATGGCACGGTGAAGTTCAGTCTCTACTAGTACTGAAAAACAACCGCGGCGTTGAAGAGAACCGTGTTCGTCACATGGACTACGGCGTACAGCTGAACAAGCTTATGTACTCTCGTCTTGTTCAAGGTGGCAACATCAGCCTGTTCTCACCTTCTGACGTACCTGGCCTTTACGACGCGTTCTTCGAAAACCAAGAGCGTTTTGAAGCGCTTTACGTTAAGTACGAAAACGATCCTTCAGTGAAGCGTGAAACGGTTAAAGCCGTTGAGCTTTTCTCTCTGCTAATGCAAGAGCGTGCTTCTACTGGTCGTATCTACATTCAGAACGTTGACCACTGTAATACACACAGCCCGTTTGATTCTGAAGTAGCTCCTGTTCGTCAATCGAACCTATGTCTAGAAATCGCGCTACCAACTAAGCCGCTTTCTAACGTTGAAGATGACGAAGGTGAGATTGCACTATGTACGCTTTCAGCGTTTAACCTAGGCGCAATCAACGAGCTTGACGATCTGGCTGAGCTTTCTGAATTGGTTGTTCGTGCTCTAGATGCACTACTTGATTACCAAGACTACCCGCTTCCAGCAGCACGTAAGTCGACAATGAACCGTCGTACTCTAGGTGTGGGTGTAATCAACTACGCATACTACCTAGCGAAGAATGGTGTTAAGTACTCTGATGGCAGCGCAAATGGCCTGACTCACCGTACTTTTGAAGCAATTCAATACCACTTGCTAAAAGCGTCTGTTGACCTAGCGAAAGAGCAAGGCCGTTGCCCATCTTTCCACGAAACCAACTACGCGAAAGGCCTACTGCCAATCGATACTTACAAAAAAGATATCGACTTAGTATGTGAAGAGCCACTGCACTACGATTGGGACACGCTACGTGAAGAGATCATGGAGCACGGCCTACGTAACTCTACACTGACAGCGCTTATGCCTTCTGAGACTTCGTCTCAAATCTCGAACGCGACTAACGGTATCGAGCCACCACGTGGTTACGTATCAGTGAAAGCATCGAAGGACGGCATCCTGAAGCAAGTGGTTCCTGATTTCCTAAATCTTAAAGAGAACTACGAGCTACTTTGGAACATTGGTACTAACGATGGTTACCTGCACTTAGTGGGTATTATGCAAAAATTCGTTGACCAAGCTATCTCTGCAAACACTAACTATGATCCAAGTGTTTACGACAGCGGTAAGGTACCAATGAAGCAGCTGCTTAAAGACTTGCTAACAGCGTACAAGTACGGTGTTAAGACGCTTTACTACCATAACACTCGTGATGGTGCTAAAGACGACCAAGGCGATGCAGTTCAAGTGCCGGAAGAAGATTGTGAAGGCGGCGGTTGTAAGATCTAA
- the napF gene encoding ferredoxin-type protein NapF codes for MSEQINSNRRGFLTRLSKPVKAAASYEEKSQRLHARPPRAVDEVLFERLCDGCGLCEQACPNSVIEMLEGSALLNLDYNSCSMCNKCSEVCLTGALHQTVTPYIDLKPSFADSCNNYMQMDCNACQTACSAAAIHIEVGELPTVVQDKCNGCGECRSACYIGSVTLNLTQQ; via the coding sequence ATGTCTGAACAAATAAATTCAAATAGGCGTGGTTTCTTAACTCGGCTCTCTAAACCAGTTAAAGCCGCTGCGAGTTATGAAGAGAAATCGCAGCGCCTACATGCAAGGCCACCAAGAGCTGTCGATGAGGTGCTGTTTGAGCGTCTTTGCGATGGTTGTGGTTTGTGCGAGCAAGCGTGTCCAAATAGCGTCATTGAGATGCTAGAGGGCAGTGCGCTGCTAAATTTGGATTACAACAGTTGTTCGATGTGTAATAAGTGCAGTGAAGTATGCTTGACTGGCGCACTTCATCAAACGGTCACGCCCTATATAGACCTAAAGCCTAGCTTTGCGGATAGCTGCAACAACTACATGCAAATGGATTGCAATGCGTGCCAGACCGCTTGTTCAGCGGCTGCGATACACATTGAAGTTGGGGAGTTGCCTACGGTAGTTCAAGATAAGTGTAATGGCTGTGGAGAGTGCCGAAGTGCTTGTTATATTGGCTCCGTGACTCTGAACCTGACTCAACAGTAA
- the ubiG gene encoding bifunctional 2-polyprenyl-6-hydroxyphenol methylase/3-demethylubiquinol 3-O-methyltransferase UbiG — MDALFNLEMPIMTKSQNVDPAEIKKFEDMASRWWDLEGEFKPLHQINPLRLNYVLEKTEGLFGKKVLDVGCGGGILAESMAVEGAVVTGLDMGKEPLEVARLHALETGTKLDYIQSTIEDHAEQNPQTYDVVTCMEMLEHVPDPQSVISACSKLVKPGGHVFFSTLNRNFKSYLFAIVGAEKLLKIVPEGTHDHEKFIRPAELIKMIDNTPLQELGITGLHYNPLTDTYRLGSNVDVNYIVHTQNFAQ, encoded by the coding sequence ATGGATGCATTATTTAACTTGGAAATGCCGATTATGACTAAATCACAGAACGTAGACCCAGCAGAAATCAAAAAATTCGAAGACATGGCGTCGCGCTGGTGGGATCTAGAAGGCGAGTTTAAGCCACTACATCAAATCAATCCGCTGCGCCTAAATTACGTGCTAGAGAAAACCGAAGGCCTATTTGGCAAGAAAGTTCTCGATGTTGGCTGCGGTGGCGGTATTTTGGCTGAGAGCATGGCTGTAGAGGGTGCGGTAGTTACCGGCCTGGATATGGGTAAAGAACCGCTAGAAGTCGCTCGTCTGCACGCATTAGAAACCGGCACCAAGCTAGATTACATCCAAAGCACCATTGAAGACCATGCAGAGCAAAATCCACAAACTTACGATGTGGTGACGTGCATGGAAATGCTAGAGCACGTTCCTGACCCACAATCGGTTATCTCGGCTTGTTCAAAGTTGGTTAAACCAGGTGGCCATGTGTTCTTCTCGACATTGAACCGAAACTTTAAGTCTTACCTGTTTGCGATTGTTGGTGCAGAGAAGCTTCTTAAGATTGTGCCTGAAGGTACTCACGACCACGAAAAGTTCATTCGACCAGCTGAACTCATCAAGATGATCGACAATACGCCTCTACAAGAGTTAGGTATTACTGGGCTGCATTACAACCCACTAACAGACACGTATCGTTTAGGGTCGAATGTCGATGTGAATTACATCGTCCACACTCAAAATTTCGCCCAATAA
- the nrdB gene encoding class Ia ribonucleoside-diphosphate reductase subunit beta, producing MAYSTFSQQKNDQLKEPMFLGQSVNVARYDQQKFEIFEKLIEKQLSFFWRPEEVDVSSDRIDYNKLPEHEKHIFISNLKYQTLLDSIQGRSPNVALLPLVSLPEVETWIETWSFSETIHSRSYTHIIRNIVNDPGVVFDDIVENEEILKRAKDIAFYYDDLIKLTADYHRYGEGNHNINGEDVKISLHDLKKKLYVCLMSVNALEAIRFYVSFACSFAFAERELMEGNAKIIKLIARDEALHLTGTQHMINLLRNGQDDFEFMQIAEECKQECFDLFKEAAEQEKEWAEYLFKDGSMIGLNKDILCQYVEYITNIRMQAVGLGTAYPEATSNPIPWINAWLSSDNVQVAPQEAEISSYLVGQIDNEVKADDFEGFEL from the coding sequence ATGGCTTACAGTACTTTTTCTCAACAAAAAAATGACCAACTAAAAGAACCAATGTTCTTAGGTCAGTCGGTAAACGTTGCACGTTACGACCAACAGAAATTCGAAATCTTCGAAAAGTTGATCGAAAAGCAGCTTTCTTTCTTCTGGCGTCCAGAAGAAGTAGACGTGTCTAGCGACCGTATCGACTACAACAAGCTTCCTGAGCATGAAAAGCACATCTTCATCTCTAACCTGAAGTACCAAACACTTCTAGATTCTATCCAAGGCCGCAGCCCTAACGTTGCCCTACTTCCTTTGGTATCACTGCCAGAAGTTGAAACTTGGATTGAGACATGGTCATTCTCTGAAACGATTCACTCTCGTTCATACACGCACATCATCCGTAACATCGTGAATGATCCAGGCGTAGTATTTGACGACATCGTTGAAAACGAAGAGATCCTAAAGCGTGCGAAAGACATCGCCTTTTACTACGACGATTTGATCAAGCTAACGGCTGACTACCACCGCTACGGTGAAGGCAACCACAACATCAACGGCGAAGACGTTAAGATTTCACTTCACGACCTGAAGAAGAAGCTTTACGTATGTCTAATGTCGGTAAACGCACTGGAAGCGATTCGTTTCTACGTGAGTTTTGCATGTTCATTCGCATTTGCTGAACGTGAGCTAATGGAAGGTAACGCGAAGATCATCAAGCTAATCGCTCGTGATGAAGCACTTCACCTTACTGGTACACAGCACATGATCAACTTGCTGCGTAATGGCCAAGATGACTTCGAATTCATGCAGATCGCTGAAGAGTGTAAGCAAGAGTGTTTCGACCTATTCAAAGAAGCGGCAGAGCAAGAAAAAGAGTGGGCAGAATACCTATTCAAAGATGGCTCTATGATTGGTCTGAACAAAGACATTCTTTGCCAATACGTTGAATATATTACCAATATCCGTATGCAAGCGGTTGGTTTAGGTACTGCTTACCCAGAAGCAACATCGAACCCAATCCCATGGATCAACGCATGGTTATCTTCAGATAACGTACAAGTTGCTCCACAAGAAGCTGAAATCAGTTCTTACCTAGTTGGTCAAATCGACAACGAAGTAAAAGCTGACGACTTTGAAGGATTTGAGCTGTAA
- a CDS encoding DmsA/YnfE/YnfF family dimethyl sulfoxide reductase, with protein sequence MTNKKESGVMNLTRRGFMKASSAVGSAAALAGGIALPFKSKPVAAAVAESVDEKIVWSACTVNCGSRCPLRMHVQNGEIKYVETDNTGTDEYGHHQVRACLRGRSMRRRVYNPDRLKYPMKRVGKRGEGKFKRISWEEAYDEVAGTMQRLIKDYGNDTIYLNYGTGTLGGTVTKSWPPAQTLIARLMNLSGGYLNHYGDYSTAQIAKGLSYTYGGWANNNSFSDLENTKLNIQFGNNPAETRMSGGGQIHHYVESKNKSNARTIIIDPRYTDTAGGREDQWIPIRPSTDAALVAGLAHVMITEDLVDQPFLDKYCVGYDEKTLPASAPKNSDYKSYILGLGEDGVEKTPEWASKITGIPVDTIVKLGREMGTAKPCAIHQGWGLQRTANGELACRAIAMLSLLTGSVGVSGGSTGARESDINIPFVRFPTVPNPVETSISMFMWTDAIYRHDEMTDITDGVRGAERLKNPIKMIWNYAGNCIINQHSDINKTHAILQDDTACEMIVVVDNHMTSSAKYADIILPDLTTSEQDDWCMDGKAANMPYFIFAQKAIEPQFEAKSIYEMCSQLAKRMGVEKEFTEGRTQEQWIEHLYAETRKNDPTLPTFEEMKELGIYKRSYDHHYIAYEDFRKDPEANPLTTPSGKIEIYSEQLADIAKTWKLKEDEVIHPLPVYADSFEGHNDPLAAKYPLQLTGFHYKARTHSTYGNVAEIKAAAPQELWINPIDAKERGIENGDMVSIFNDRGEVHIPAKVTPRILPRVVALGEGAWYAPDGQKIDHAGSINVLTTQRPSPLAKGNPQHTNLVQIKALKKA encoded by the coding sequence ATGACGAATAAGAAAGAATCTGGGGTAATGAATCTTACTCGAAGAGGCTTCATGAAAGCTTCTTCTGCGGTAGGTAGCGCAGCCGCACTCGCGGGCGGTATCGCTTTACCTTTCAAATCCAAACCAGTAGCAGCTGCGGTTGCTGAAAGTGTGGATGAGAAAATCGTATGGAGTGCATGTACTGTAAACTGTGGCTCTCGCTGCCCATTACGTATGCATGTGCAAAACGGTGAAATCAAATACGTAGAAACCGACAACACGGGTACTGACGAATACGGTCATCACCAAGTTCGTGCTTGTCTACGTGGTCGCTCTATGCGCCGCCGTGTTTACAACCCAGATCGCCTGAAATACCCAATGAAACGTGTGGGCAAACGTGGTGAAGGTAAATTCAAACGTATTAGCTGGGAAGAAGCTTACGATGAAGTTGCTGGCACCATGCAACGCCTGATCAAAGACTACGGTAACGACACCATCTACCTAAACTACGGTACAGGTACACTTGGCGGTACGGTGACTAAGTCTTGGCCACCAGCACAAACGCTGATTGCTCGTCTAATGAACTTAAGTGGTGGTTACCTAAACCATTACGGTGACTACTCAACAGCGCAAATCGCGAAAGGCTTGAGCTACACCTATGGTGGTTGGGCAAACAACAACTCCTTCTCTGATCTAGAAAACACCAAGCTTAACATCCAGTTTGGTAACAACCCTGCTGAGACACGTATGTCTGGTGGCGGACAGATCCACCACTACGTTGAAAGCAAAAACAAATCAAACGCAAGAACGATCATCATCGATCCACGTTACACCGATACTGCCGGTGGTCGTGAAGATCAATGGATCCCGATTCGTCCTTCTACGGATGCTGCTTTGGTTGCGGGTCTTGCGCATGTAATGATCACTGAAGACCTTGTCGACCAACCGTTCTTAGACAAATACTGTGTCGGTTACGACGAGAAGACCCTTCCTGCATCAGCACCTAAAAACAGCGACTACAAATCTTACATCCTAGGTTTAGGTGAAGATGGCGTAGAAAAAACGCCTGAGTGGGCTTCTAAGATCACAGGTATTCCAGTTGATACCATCGTTAAGCTTGGTCGTGAAATGGGCACAGCAAAACCGTGTGCAATCCACCAAGGTTGGGGCCTACAACGTACTGCGAACGGTGAGCTAGCTTGTCGTGCAATCGCAATGCTGTCGCTACTAACCGGTTCTGTTGGTGTATCAGGTGGTTCTACAGGTGCTCGTGAAAGTGACATCAACATTCCATTTGTTCGCTTCCCTACCGTGCCAAACCCAGTTGAAACTTCCATTTCAATGTTCATGTGGACAGATGCGATTTACCGTCACGATGAAATGACTGACATCACTGATGGTGTTCGCGGTGCAGAGCGCCTGAAGAACCCAATCAAGATGATCTGGAACTATGCAGGTAACTGTATTATCAACCAGCACTCAGACATCAACAAAACCCACGCAATTCTTCAAGACGATACCGCGTGTGAAATGATTGTTGTAGTCGATAACCACATGACTTCTTCTGCAAAATACGCCGATATCATCCTGCCTGATTTAACAACATCAGAGCAAGACGACTGGTGTATGGACGGTAAAGCGGCGAACATGCCTTACTTCATCTTCGCGCAGAAAGCGATCGAGCCTCAGTTCGAAGCGAAATCTATCTACGAGATGTGTTCTCAACTGGCGAAGCGCATGGGCGTAGAAAAAGAGTTCACAGAAGGCCGTACTCAAGAGCAATGGATTGAGCACCTTTACGCAGAAACTCGTAAGAACGATCCAACGCTACCAACCTTCGAAGAGATGAAAGAGCTGGGTATCTACAAACGTAGCTATGACCACCACTACATCGCTTATGAAGATTTCCGTAAAGATCCTGAAGCGAACCCACTGACCACACCAAGTGGCAAGATCGAGATCTACTCAGAGCAACTGGCTGATATCGCGAAGACTTGGAAACTGAAAGAAGACGAAGTGATTCACCCACTTCCCGTTTACGCGGACTCTTTTGAAGGTCACAACGACCCACTGGCTGCGAAGTACCCACTTCAGCTAACCGGCTTCCACTACAAGGCGCGTACTCACTCCACTTACGGTAACGTTGCAGAAATCAAAGCAGCAGCTCCGCAAGAGTTGTGGATCAACCCTATTGATGCGAAAGAACGTGGTATCGAAAACGGCGACATGGTGAGTATTTTTAACGACCGTGGCGAAGTTCATATTCCAGCGAAAGTGACACCAAGGATCCTTCCTCGAGTTGTCGCACTAGGCGAAGGTGCATGGTACGCACCCGATGGTCAGAAGATCGACCATGCAGGCTCTATTAACGTGCTGACCACTCAGCGCCCGAGCCCACTTGCTAAGGGGAACCCTCAGCATACAAACCTAGTTCAAATCAAAGCGCTAAAGAAAGCATAA
- a CDS encoding TorD/DmsD family molecular chaperone, whose translation MIIDTHKLLGSLFYQATNKEQLIDIVQALVESQVLSEDCLLALQNEQADALAAEFSRLFEGVGDMPAPPWGSVYLDKDRIVFGASTVEYRQFLELNHIELDTGLREPEDQFGLMLLAHAYLLENNNIDSARELLESHLLTWSSVYLEKFNSASELSFYKKLSNDVIDWLKQLTSEYNLNVAIKKLYID comes from the coding sequence ATGATTATTGATACGCATAAGTTGCTCGGTTCATTATTTTATCAAGCAACTAATAAAGAACAGTTAATAGATATTGTTCAGGCCTTAGTAGAGAGCCAAGTTTTATCAGAAGATTGTTTACTGGCACTCCAAAACGAACAGGCAGATGCGCTAGCTGCAGAGTTCAGTCGACTGTTTGAAGGTGTTGGAGACATGCCAGCACCGCCTTGGGGTTCTGTTTATCTCGATAAAGACCGTATTGTGTTTGGCGCATCGACTGTAGAGTATCGACAGTTTCTAGAATTGAATCATATAGAATTAGATACAGGCTTAAGAGAGCCAGAAGACCAATTTGGTTTAATGCTGCTCGCACATGCGTATTTGTTAGAAAACAATAATATTGATTCAGCTCGTGAATTGTTAGAGTCTCATTTATTAACTTGGTCTTCTGTTTATTTGGAAAAATTTAATTCAGCATCAGAGTTATCTTTTTATAAGAAGCTATCAAACGATGTAATAGATTGGCTTAAGCAATTAACATCTGAATATAATTTAAACGTTGCCATTAAAAAGTTATATATCGATTAA
- the gyrA gene encoding DNA topoisomerase (ATP-hydrolyzing) subunit A has protein sequence MSDLAKEITPVNIEDELRGSYLDYAMSVIVGRALPDVRDGLKPVHRRVLFAMNVLGNDWNKAYKKSARVVGDVIGKYHPHGDSAVYESIVRMAQPFSLRYMLVDGQGNFGSVDGDSAAAMRYTEVRMSKIAGELLTDLDKDTVDFVPNYDGTEQIPAVLPTKIPNLLVNGASGIAVGMATNIPPHNLGEVVDGCLAFINNEDITIDELMDYIPGPDFPTAALISGRKGIVDAYKTGRGKVYMRSRAEIETEKNGKETIIVTEIPYQVNKARLIEKIAELVKDKKVEGISALRDESDKDGMRIVIECKRDAVGEVVLNNLYSQTQLQTTFGINMVALNNGQPQLFNIKDMLKCFVDHRREVVTRRTIFELKKARDRAHILEALSLALANIDEIIELIKNAPTPAEAKVGLVSRGWDLGNVASMLERAGTDAARPDWLEDQYGIRDGQYFLTETQAQAILELRLHRLTGLEHEKILDEYKALLEEIAELMHILASTERLMEVIREELEAVRDIYGDERRTEITAAVHDIDMEELIAQEDVVVTLSNAGYVKYQILSDYEAQRRGGKGKSATKMKDEDYIERLLVANTHDNILCFSTRGKTYRLKVYQLPQASRTARGKPIVNILPLEEGERITAILPVSEFSNEKFIFMATGDGTVKKTSLDQFANVRANGLIAVNLRDDDSLIGVDITDGNSDIMLFSKSGKVVRFNEDKVRPMGRTASGVRGMKLPEDDQVVSLIVPSNEGDILTVTQNGYGKRTELAEYPTKGRATQGVVSIKVSDRNGPVVGAVQVEEGDEMMMITDAGTLVRTRVAEVSQVGRNTQGVTLIRTAEDENVVGLQRIDEVEEAEIVEGEETEEANADAVNAEGTVVSESSEEQASDASDSESDSEQDTE, from the coding sequence ATGAGCGATCTAGCGAAAGAGATCACGCCCGTAAATATTGAAGATGAGCTTAGAGGTTCATACCTAGACTACGCGATGTCCGTCATCGTTGGTCGTGCCCTTCCAGATGTGCGTGATGGCCTAAAACCTGTACACCGCCGCGTTTTGTTCGCGATGAATGTACTAGGTAATGATTGGAACAAAGCATATAAAAAGTCTGCTCGTGTAGTAGGCGATGTAATCGGTAAATATCACCCACACGGTGATAGTGCGGTATACGAGTCAATTGTTCGTATGGCTCAGCCGTTTTCACTACGCTATATGTTAGTCGATGGCCAAGGTAACTTTGGTTCGGTTGACGGCGATTCAGCTGCGGCAATGCGTTATACCGAAGTTCGTATGTCAAAAATAGCTGGTGAGCTATTAACGGATCTTGATAAAGATACGGTTGACTTCGTTCCTAACTATGATGGAACCGAGCAAATACCAGCAGTTTTACCAACAAAAATACCAAACCTATTGGTTAACGGTGCTTCTGGTATCGCAGTAGGTATGGCTACCAACATCCCGCCGCATAACTTAGGCGAAGTTGTTGATGGCTGTTTAGCATTTATCAATAATGAAGACATCACTATTGATGAGCTAATGGACTACATCCCGGGTCCAGACTTCCCGACAGCAGCATTAATCAGTGGCCGTAAGGGCATTGTCGATGCATATAAGACTGGCCGAGGCAAAGTCTACATGCGCTCGAGAGCTGAAATTGAAACGGAAAAGAACGGTAAAGAAACCATTATCGTTACTGAAATCCCGTATCAAGTGAACAAAGCTCGTCTGATCGAGAAGATTGCAGAACTTGTAAAAGACAAGAAAGTTGAAGGCATCAGTGCACTGCGTGACGAATCTGATAAAGATGGTATGCGTATTGTTATTGAATGTAAGCGTGATGCTGTCGGTGAAGTTGTACTAAACAACCTTTACTCACAAACTCAACTGCAAACAACTTTCGGCATCAACATGGTTGCTCTGAACAACGGCCAACCACAACTTTTCAACATTAAAGATATGTTGAAGTGTTTTGTTGATCACCGTCGTGAAGTTGTGACACGTCGTACTATCTTCGAATTGAAGAAAGCGCGCGATCGTGCACATATCTTGGAAGCTCTATCTTTAGCGCTTGCAAACATTGATGAAATCATTGAACTGATCAAGAACGCACCAACACCAGCAGAAGCTAAAGTTGGTCTAGTGTCTCGTGGTTGGGATCTTGGTAACGTTGCATCAATGCTTGAACGTGCTGGTACTGATGCGGCTCGTCCAGATTGGCTTGAAGACCAATACGGTATCCGTGATGGTCAATACTTCCTAACGGAAACTCAAGCGCAAGCTATTCTAGAACTTCGTCTTCACCGCCTAACAGGCCTTGAGCACGAGAAGATTCTAGACGAATACAAAGCTCTTCTAGAAGAGATCGCTGAGCTAATGCATATTCTTGCAAGCACTGAGCGTTTGATGGAAGTGATCCGTGAAGAACTTGAAGCGGTGCGTGATATCTATGGCGACGAACGTCGTACAGAAATCACTGCAGCGGTTCATGACATCGACATGGAAGAGCTAATTGCTCAAGAAGACGTTGTAGTAACGCTTTCTAACGCAGGCTACGTTAAGTACCAAATCCTAAGTGACTACGAAGCTCAGCGTCGTGGTGGTAAAGGTAAGAGTGCAACTAAGATGAAAGATGAGGATTACATTGAGCGTCTGCTTGTTGCTAATACTCATGACAACATCTTATGTTTCTCTACTCGTGGTAAAACGTACCGCCTGAAAGTTTACCAACTGCCTCAAGCAAGCCGCACCGCTCGTGGTAAGCCTATCGTTAACATTCTTCCTCTAGAAGAAGGTGAGCGTATTACGGCTATCCTGCCTGTTTCTGAATTCTCAAACGAGAAATTCATCTTCATGGCAACAGGCGACGGTACCGTTAAGAAGACATCACTGGATCAATTCGCAAACGTACGTGCTAACGGCCTAATCGCAGTTAACCTACGTGACGATGATTCACTGATTGGCGTTGATATTACTGACGGTAATAGCGACATCATGCTGTTCTCGAAATCGGGCAAAGTTGTTCGCTTTAACGAGGACAAAGTACGTCCAATGGGTCGTACTGCCTCTGGTGTTCGTGGTATGAAGCTTCCAGAAGACGATCAAGTGGTTTCACTGATTGTTCCTTCAAACGAAGGCGATATCCTAACTGTGACTCAAAACGGTTACGGTAAGCGTACTGAGCTGGCTGAATACCCAACGAAAGGCCGTGCAACGCAAGGTGTAGTATCTATCAAAGTCTCTGATCGTAATGGCCCAGTAGTTGGTGCTGTTCAGGTTGAAGAAGGCGATGAAATGATGATGATCACCGACGCAGGTACACTAGTACGTACTCGCGTAGCGGAAGTAAGCCAAGTTGGTCGTAACACTCAAGGTGTGACACTGATTCGTACTGCTGAAGACGAGAATGTTGTAGGTCTACAACGTATCGACGAAGTAGAAGAAGCTGAGATTGTTGAAGGCGAAGAAACTGAAGAAGCAAATGCTGACGCAGTAAACGCTGAAGGAACAGTTGTTTCTGAATCAAGCGAAGAGCAAGCATCAGATGCTTCTGACTCTGAAAGTGATAGCGAGCAAGACACTGAGTAA
- the yfaE gene encoding class I ribonucleotide reductase maintenance protein YfaE, whose product MPTIKINKLTSIESNPSNTLLETMEQAGLEPEYNCRDGHCGACRCTLDSGEVEYVGFAMAYTQGDEILPCICKAKTDLSLSNVIHRSKQKRA is encoded by the coding sequence ATGCCAACAATCAAAATCAACAAGCTGACTTCGATTGAATCTAACCCGTCGAATACTCTATTGGAAACAATGGAACAAGCGGGCTTAGAACCAGAATACAACTGCCGAGATGGGCACTGTGGCGCTTGTCGTTGCACGTTGGATTCTGGTGAAGTTGAGTACGTTGGTTTTGCCATGGCTTACACACAAGGCGACGAGATTTTGCCGTGCATCTGCAAAGCAAAAACTGATTTGTCGCTGAGTAACGTGATTCACAGAAGCAAACAGAAGCGCGCCTAA